The sequence below is a genomic window from Fluoribacter dumoffii NY 23.
CAGGTAACGCGTTTCGTCAGGAGGGATATTATTTTTTTGCGACAGCCACAAGCATTCGGCCAACTGCTCCATCATCAAATGTTCTACCGTTAAAGGGTCATGGTATTTTTTGATCAAATTTTTATAAATTACGTGAATACCTGCAGGGCGGTCGGTGGTTATCTGTTCTCTAATTGCAAGATGCAGACCCATATGCAGGAATGGATTTTGCTCTCCTGCTTCGGGAAAATAGGATTGCTGCTGAAATTTGTCCTTGTTTTCCAAAATTTTATGATATTCCGGATGCGCTAAAATGACTTGAACAATCTCATTTTCTAAAGGGGATAATACGCTTTTTTGTTGGTATTTTTCCCAACTGGAAAAAAACATTTGCCGGGTGTCTTGAATGGTATCGCCGTAAAACATGTGTTGCTCAGTATCTAGGAAAGCTTGAGTTTAACTGAAGTGCATTGGAACAACAATGGGAAAGGGGTTTTACTGGGCAGTTATTGGTTGACATGATTGAGCAGGTTATGAGATAGTTTCATTGCGAGGTTGGACTTGCTATGTGTCATTCCACTGGGTCAATTGGCGACACACTGATTGGCCCTTTCTATACAATCGATTTTCCGATTATCTCTGAAATCAAACGTAAACAGTCGGTACCGAGTTTAATTCCGATAAATGCCATTAACACCCCACTTACCAGCTCAATTCCTTTCCACACATTT
It includes:
- a CDS encoding DUF1841 family protein produces the protein MFYGDTIQDTRQMFFSSWEKYQQKSVLSPLENEIVQVILAHPEYHKILENKDKFQQQSYFPEAGEQNPFLHMGLHLAIREQITTDRPAGIHVIYKNLIKKYHDPLTVEHLMMEQLAECLWLSQKNNIPPDETRYLRILSEL